One genomic segment of Desmodus rotundus isolate HL8 chromosome 5, HLdesRot8A.1, whole genome shotgun sequence includes these proteins:
- the ITGB1BP1 gene encoding integrin beta-1-binding protein 1: protein MFRKGKKRHSSSSSQSSEISTKSKSVDSSLGGLSRSSTVASLDTDSTKSSGQSNSNSDTCAEFRIKYVGAIEKLKLSEGKSLEGPLDLINYIDVAQQDGKLPFVPMEEEFIMGVSKYGIKVSTSDQYDVLHRHALYLIVRMVCYDDGLGAGKSLLALKTTDASSEEYSLWVYQCSSLEQAQAICKVLSTAFDSVLTSEKA, encoded by the exons ATGTTTCGGAAGGGCAAAAAGCGACACAGTAGCAGCAGTTCCCAAAGTAGTGAAATCAGCACGAAGAGCAAG TCTGTAGACTCCAGCCTCGGGGGCCTCTCTCGATCCAGCACCGTCGCCAGCCTCGacacagactccaccaaaagctCAG GTCAGAGCAACAGTAACTCAGACACCTGTGCGGAATTTCGAATAAAATACGTTGGTGCCATCGAGAAGCTGAAACTCTCGGAAGGAAAAAGCCTCGAAGGGCCCCTAGACCTGATAAATTATATAGATGTTGcccag CAAGACGGGAAGCTGCCCTTTGTTCCCATGGAGGAAGAATTCATCATGGGCGTTTCCAAGTATGGTATAAAAGTGTCGACATCGGATCAGTAC GACGTCCTGCACCGGCACGCTCTGTACTTGATCGTCCGCATGGTGTGCTACGACGACGGGCTGGGGGCCGGGAAGAGCTTGCTGGCTCTGAAGACCACGGACGCCAGCAGCGAGGAGTACAGCCTGTGGGTTTACCAGTGCAGCAGCCTG GAGCAAGCACAAGCAATCTGCAAAGTGTTATCCACCGCTTTCGACTCCGTATTGACATCTGAGAAGGCTTGA